GACGGCTCCCTCGGGGCTGACGCGTTGACGCCCTTTCTGCACGGCGTGGGGCAGGACATGTTCTCCGCCATGTATGGCATCGACCACGAGACCCTGGTCCGCGGCGGCCAGGGCATCCTCGATCAGGAGGGCGAGGTGGGGCAGGCCCTCTTCGCCGCCGGGGCGGGCTTCGCCTCCCTGCGGTACGTGCTCAAGGGGCTGGAGGACGAGGCCGACGAACTCTTCAAGCCCCGCGCCTCGACCCGGGCCCTGACGGCCGCCCTGGCGCGCCACAAGGAGCTGCAGTCGCAGCTGCGGTCCGCCAGCCTGGCCGGGCACGACTGGCAGAAGCACAGTCAGGCCCTGGCCGAGGCCGAAGGGGAGGTCGCCGCCCTGTCCGCACGCCGTGAAGAGCTGAACCGCAGTCTGCACCGGTTGGAGCGGCTGCAGCGGGCCCTGCCCTTCCTGAGCCGGCGTCGGATGCTTCTGGAGAAACTTCAGGAAATGGGTGAGGTTTTTGCCCTGGCCGACGATTTTGGTTTGCGTCGGCGCGCACTGGAAGAGAAGGGCCGGACCCTGCGCGTGCGGCTGGAGGCGGTGGAGGCTAGGCGCGCGGAGATCGGGGAGCGCCTGGCTGGCCTTGGTTCCGACAGAACGGTTCTCGTCCACGTCGAGGACATCGAGAACCTTCACCAGCGTCTGGGCGCGTACCGCAAGGCCCTGGCTGACCGACCGACCCTGGACGGGCTGCGTAAGGGGTTTAAGATCGAGGCTGCGCACCTACTGCGTCGCATCAGGCCTGACCTGAATGTCGTGCAGGCCGAGACCCTGCGGCCCGGATTGGCCAAACGCAGGGCAGTCCAGGCCCTGGCCCAGCGTCATGCGGCAGTGTTCCAAGGCGTGCAGCAGGCCGAAACGCGCCTGGCCGAGTTGGGCAAGGAGTTGGAGAGCCGCCGAGCCGAACTGGTTTCCCTTGGCCGGGAAACCGACGTCGCGGCGCTGGCGCAGGCCATCGGGACCGCGCGCAAGGCTGGGGACCTGGACGAGGATCTGCGCCAGCGGGTGGCCGACGGCCAGAGGCTGCGCGGCGTCTGCCTGGCCGCCCTGGACCGCCTGGGATTGTGGACGGGGAGCCTCGAAGCCGTGCCCTCCCTGCGTCTGCCCCTGCCCGAGACAGTCAACGAATTCGAAGCGGTCCTGCAACGCCGGGACGAGGAACTGCGCCGTCTTCGTCAGGAAGAGGAGCGCGGCGTCCAGAACCTAGAGTCCCTGGAGCACGAGCTGCGGGCCATCGAGCATGCCGCCGCCGTCCCGACTGAGGCAGAATTGGTCGACTGCCGTGTCAGGCGCGAGGAGGGATGGAGCCTTCTGCGGCGGCAGTGGATGGACGGCGAGGACATCGAGGCCGAAAGCCGTCTCTACGCGGAGGAAGGGTCCTTGCCCGAAGCCTACGAACAGTGGGTGGCAAAAGCCGACCTGACGGCCGACCGCATGTACAGGGAGGCCGATCGAGTCCAGAAGCACGCCCACCTGCTGGCCGGCATCGAGTCCGTCCGGACCGCGCTGGACGGGCTGCGGGCCGCCATCGCCGCGGAACTGGCCGAACGCGAGGGCATCCTGGCCCGCTGGCGGGAGCTGTGGGCCCCGTGCGGTATCGAGCCCCTGGGGACGCGTGAAATGCGGGCTTGGTGCGCAAATTTCGACGACCTTCGCCGCAAGGTCGAGGAGCTGGACCGGGCCCGCGCCGAACTGACTTGGCACCAGACGCGGCGTGCGGAGCTGCGTGAGCTGCTGCTGCTCGAGCTTGACGCCCTGGGACAAGCCGCGGAACGGACCGGCGAGGAGCTGGCCCCGGCACTACGCCGGGCCGAGGCCGTGGCCGAGGCCCTGAGCGCGGGCCGGGTCAGGCGCGAAACCCTGGCGCGGGCCGTTTCCGATCTCTCGGCGGCCGTGGGCAAGGCCGAGGTGGCCGCCGACGTCGCGCGCAGACAGGCCGACGAATGGCGGGAGTCCTGGGCCGAGGCCATGGCCTTCCTGGGTCTTCCCGGCGGCGCATCGCCCGAGGAGGCCGACGACTACGTGGACACGGTTCAGGACTGCCTGGCTAAGCTCGACGAGGAGGAGAAGCTTCGCAAGCGCATCACCAGCATCGACGATGACGCCCGAGTCTTCGAGAATGACGTGCGCGGGGTCTGCCGCCTTGTGGACCCGTCCGCGGCGGACCTTGACGTCGCTCTGGCCGTGGGGCGCCTCAAGGACGTCTTGGTCCGCGCGCAGCAGGAGCAGACCATGCGGGCCCGCTTGGAGGAAGACGAAACCCGGGCCGTACGGGAAATCCGCTCCCTGTCCGAAGAGCTGGCCGTGGTCAATGAGGGGCTGGCGGCCCTGCGGGCCGAGGCGCGCGCCGATGACGACGAGGGCATGGCCGAGGCAGAGCGGCGGTTCGCCGCCTGGTCCCTGCTGCGCGGGGACGCGGACAAGGTCGAGGCCGACCTGGCCGGCATGGCCGAGGGCGGAAGTCTCGAAGATCTGGAATCATTGGCCCGCGAACACGATGCCGATTCTCTGCCCGGCCGCCTGGCCGAACTGCACCTGGAGCTCAAGGAGCGGATCGAGCCGAGGCTGCACGCCCTGGCCGAGGTCATCGGGCGGGAGAAGAACGAGCTGGCGCGCATGGACGGCGGCGACGCCGCAGCCCGCGTGGCCGAGGAGATGCAGGAGGTCCTGGCGACGATCTCGCGCCTGACGGGGCGCTACATCCGCCTCAAGGTCGCCTCGGGGGTGCTGCGCGCCGAGATCGAACGCTACCGCGCCGCCAACCAGGGGCCGCTCCTGTCCATGGCCTCGGACCTTTTCCGTGATCTGACCCTGTCGTCCTTCGCCGGCCTGCAGGCCGACATCGACGAGAGCGACCGGCCCGTCATCCTGGGCCTGCGCCCCGGAGGCGAGCGGGTCCGGGTGGACGGCATGAGCTCCGGCACCCGCGACCAGCTCTACCTGTCCCTGCGCCTGGCGAGCCTTTCCTGGCGCGCACGCACCGCCGAGCCCATGCCCTTCATCGTCGACGACATCCTCATCAACTTCGACGAGGCCAGAAGTGGGGCGACCCTGAAGGCTTTGGCCGACATGGCCGGGCATACCCAGGTCATCCTCTTCACCCACCAGGCCCATGTGGCGGAACTGGCCCGAGGGTTGGGGGGCGGGGAGCGGGTGTTTGTGCACGGGTTGTAGGAACGGGAAACGAGGGCATGCTCTTCGTGATGGCGGTTAGAACCGCGAGCATCTCGGTGTCATCCCCGCGAAGGCGGGGATCCATCTTCGTAATATAATGCATGGATCCCCGCCTTCGCGGGGATGACACATGAGTAGGGCGATGACGTCATCACGTTGACCAGGCTGGCGGCAACAAAAACGACCCTCGTAATGCTTCCCGGCCTTGAGTATTGGTCATAGGGGGGCGCTTCGCACGTGACACGGCCGGGAAGCAAACGATGCCTGGCTCGGTCAAACAGTCGACGGCCCTCGCCGGAGACCGCCCGACACGCTTGAACCGAGCGTTTGGCGAGATGGTGGAAAGGGAAGAGGGGACAATTGTTCCAAGTGCTTCCCGCTTCAGTTGAACTCTTTCCGGAGCCAGCCCAGGCAGAGGTTGTGGATGGTGTTGATGGTGGTCTGGATGGCGCTTTTGTCGAAGAATGCCGAATGCTCGCTTGTCGTTGGGCAGCCGGTGGCCAGCATGGAGCGCTCGGCGCCGTCCCAGTAGGGAAGGGTGTGCGTCGCGCCTCCCCAGGTGTTGCAATCCGGCTGGAGGCCCGTGGCCGAACTGAGGGGGACCGTGCCGTCGCCCAGAGTACAGATGTCCTTGTCGGCCATGCCCGGCCCCGAGTCTCCGAACCCGGACACGCGCAGCAAAAACAGCCGCCGTCCTTCCTTGATGCCCCGGTCCAGTTCCTCGAAGGGCGTGTTCCAAGGGACCGCCGGACCGGGGGTGCCGTCGGCTTCGATCCAACGGACCTCGCTGTAGTTGCCCCGGCTGAGTTCCAGGATGCCCGAGATGTGCCGCAGGGCGAAGTACCTGTCCCTCAGGTCCCTGTCCCCGCGCGTGTCATCGGGGCGGTGCTTCACGGTCAGGGTCACGTCCCTGGCCAGCCAGCTCACTTCCGAACACGTGTCCTGGCCGCCGCTGCTGAAGAGCTGCATGGTGCGCGGATGGCTGTAGTCGCCGATTGTGGCGTGGAAATTCCGGACCGTCTCCAGCCTGTTCAGAAAGAGCGTGGCCTGCCTTACGGACTCGGGATCCGCCTCCGTGGCCTCGCCGTGGAAGACGCGGCCCAAGGCCCCCTCCTCCAGAGGGTCCGGCTGGAACCAGCCGCCGTGGATCATGCCCCAGAAGTCGCGATGGCTGCTTCTGGCGTAGATTTCCCGGTACGGATCGCCCTTGGGGTAGGACTGAAGCCCGTCCGGCGAGCCTGGATCCTGGACGTGCAGCCATTCCCGCCTGCCGTCGTTGGTGCGGTAGTGCTGGCTGGGCAGGAGTTCCAGGGCGCTCTCGGCGTGGGGGAAGATGGCGGTGATGGACGGGCCGTCGGACCCGAGAACCTTGGCGCCGAGCATGCCCAGGATGTTGAAGAAGCCGTCCACCTCCTGCCCGGCGATCATGCGCCGGTAAGCCACCGGGGCGCCGTGCACGGGCTGCGCGCCATGGACGACGCCGAGGACCTTTGCTGCGACGTCCCCGGCTTCATCGCCTCCCAAGGCCCAGCGCGCCACCAGACCGCCCATGGAGTGGGTCACGAGGATGACCTTTTCGGCCTTGATGGTGTGGATGAATTCGCGCAGCTTCGCCCCGGACACGCGGTTCGACTCCAGCCAGTTGTAGCCGAAGGCGTAGACGGGCAGGTCCAGTAGCACCTTGAGGGGCGTGGCCCAGTCCTGGATGGAGGTCAGCAGGTCCCCGTAAAAGCTCCAGGCCACGCTGCCCCAGCCGCGTTCTTCGGCTTTGGGGTAGTTGATGTGTTTCTCGGTGATCTCGTTCAAGAGGCTTGGTTTATTTTTGATGAGAAGGTTGTAGCGATCTTCAGGCGTTGCCCACATGAACAAACCCCACATGAACAACAGATCGTCCGGATTCCAAACGGGAGCATTCTTGGGATTCTTCAGCTTTGAGCCCATGATGCCGGGCACGAAGATGACAGCAATGGTGTCGCGCCGGACTTGGATGATGTTGTCCCTGCAGGCCTCGCATTCTGTGCAAATAGGCTCCTTAAGCATTTCCCGCGGGGTCTTCCTGTGCCGCAGGGGATCGTCGTAGGGTACTTTCGGTGTATTGTTACGCATTATCTGCCTCCTCTCATCTTGGCGTGCCATTCCTGAATGGATGTGAAATTTTCGAGGACTGCATCCCAAATGCGCAGGGCTTCCCTGTGATCATCAGTCTTGCATTCCATTCTTATGACAATTCTCGGCCGTTCTGGATTCCTGGGTTCCCCTTCGATCGTCCATTTGCCCGAGAATTCCGTTGCATGTTCGCCACTTTCCTTCGGGGAGAGGACAAAAGCTTCCTCCAGGCCGGGCCTGCCGGCGAAGAAGAGTTGGCGTGAACGCAGGATTTTTAGTTCTGCTCCGTGGGCTTTGAAAATTTTTCGGATCGCGGCGATCGATTTGGTCGGTTCATCTGGTCTGAAGATCGTGAACGCCATGAGGCTCAGCGATATTTCCGGTGTGGTTTCAGTTTTAGTGCGCAGTGCGAAGGCATCGACGCTTTCATCCCGTGTCTTTAACCCTTGCACCCAGCCCCTCCCCGTCCAAAACAAGTCCGCCGGGAGGGCTGACCTGTCCGTGTGATAGTGCCTGTAGAAGTCTAGGGTCGTCCCTTTCAAATCGCCCAGGCATTCCTTGCCTATCTCATAGGCAGTTTCCTCCTTGATGCGCAGGATCCAGTCCGGCAAGGCCACGAACGTGTCGATCCAGTGCGCGCCGTTCTGGGCCGAGTAGCAGAGCAGGACGGCCGGGTGGCCGAAGTGTTCGCTGACGTCCTCCTGGACGAACCCGCCTCGGACGACGGGCGTGTTCTTGTACACGTCGTAGTGCTTCCTGGCCTCGTCGCGGACCGGTTCCCAGAGGGCCCGAAACTGCTTTGCGCGGTCCCCGGAGTTCCAGTCCGTTTCTTCGATGGACATATCGTTGATGTTTATGATCCTGCCCTGGAACTCCAGCCCCTGAGGCACGGGGAAGAGGAAGCGTCCCACGGGGTAGAGGGTCACAGGCAGGGGGGGCTGGCTTGTTGTGGTGTGCTGCATGGTTTGGCAACCTCCGGCGAGAAGAAGTGTCAGGATAGCAAGGGCGCACAGCGCGCAGCGCTGCGCACGCGAGATGGGATTTCCGCTGACGGCGGGGCCTCCGCGGGTGTCTGTTCGGCCCCGGGTCATGGCCGGCCGCCTTTTCCGCGCGGCAGTATGGGGATGTAATCGAGGTCGTCCGTCTGGTGCACTTGTAGTAGGATGGTTTTCTCCGCGTCGGGCTCCAACTCGTACAGGCGTGCCAGAGCATCCTGGTGACACAGAGGGTCCAGCATTAGCCAGATCACGCATCCTTTGTCCCGGACTTCCCGCAGCGGTGCGTCCGGATCTTTGACACGCCGTTGCGTGTTGCAGAGATTCATGACCTCCATCGATTCAGTCTCCCGTGTGCAGTGTTTTGCCTCCGTTCGCAGGCGTCAAAACTTACTTGGAGGAAGACGGTATTATGGAAGGACCGGGTGTGATATTGGGCGATTTCAGTATAGTGGAAGACGCAATCGCGTAAGTAGTCGCGCTGCGGCGTTGAATGCTGTGAAGATCCGGGCATGGACGGGGGCGGGTGTTTGTGCACGGGCTGTAGGAACGGGAAACGATGGCATGTTCTTCGTGATGGCGGTTAGAACCGCGAGCATCTGGGTGCCATCCCCGCGAAGGCGGGGATGGCACATGAGTAGGGCGATGAGTCATCACGTTGCATTTTATTACGAAGATGGATCCCCGCCTTCGCGGGGATGACGCACGGGTAGGGCGATGACGTCATCACGTTGGCCGGGCTGGCGGAAAGGCAAGAAGGAAGCCTGCCCGACCTGTTCAAACGCTCCGACTCCCCTCCTGCCAAGGAGGGGGGCCCGAAGGGCGGGGTGGTCGACTCGCCCACGGGAAAGTCACGTTATCGCAGCCCCTCCTCCCTGACCCGCATCCCGTCCGCCAGGGTGTCCGGCGGGTGCAGGATGACGCGTTCTCCTTCCTTCAGCCCATCCCTCACCTCGGCGTCCAGGCCGTTCTCGCGGCCGACGGCGACCGTGCGCAGCACCGCCGTGCCCCCTTCGAGCACGAAGGCCATCCACTCCCCGCCGCGTCGGAACAGGGCGCCCGTGGGCACCTGCAGCACATTCTCCCCTTGCCAGGTGACGATGCGCGCCTGCACCCCGTAGCGGTCGCCGAGCAGCACGCCATCCGGCAGGGTGTCCGCCAGTTCTGCCCGCACCTTGACCCGCTGCTCCTCCACGCCGATGGCCGAGACCTTGGTGAACCCGCCGGGCTCGACCACCGTGACCCTGGCGCGCAGGCTCCCTTCGCCGCCCCAGTGCTCGATGAGTGCCTCGGCGCCCGGCGTCACGGCCACGGCGTCCGTGGAGAGCAGCTCGATCTCGATCTCCAAGTCGTTCGGGTCCCCCACCTCCATGATGGGCGTGGATGCGGCCACAGTCCTGGCGTTTTCCTCCATGACGGACAGGACGTACCCGTCCACCGGCGCCAGGATGGGCACGGTCTCGCCATGGCCTGGCGTCGCGGCCCGCATCAGGACCGCCCGCGCGGCTCCGGCCTCGTGCTCGGCGACCTGCAGGGAGAATGCGGCCGACTGCGCCCCGCGCTCCAGCACCCGCACCTGGTTCTCGGCCCGGTCCCATTCCTGGCGGGCCACGGCGCCACTGGCGAGCAGCGCATCCATGCGCCGCAGTTCCGTGCGCGCCAACTCCAGGCTTGCGTCCGCGCGCCTGGCCTCGGCCAGTCTTGCCTTGACCGCGGCCTCGGCGGCATCGACCCGGGCCAGGGCCTCGGCCCGCGACCTGGGGTCGAGGAAGGCCGAAGGTTCGGGCGTCAGCTCGGCCAGCACGGTCTTCCCTGCTTCGATGCGCGCCCCGGCCCGCAGACCGACGCGCTGCAGGTATCCGGCCGTTGGCGGGTAGACGAGGTAGCGGCTGCGGATGCGCGTCTTGCCCTCCTCGGTCACGCTGACGGTCATGGGCCCGCGCGAAATCGTCCGGGTCTCCACCGGCAGGGGCTTGGGCCAAAGCCCCGCGACGATGAGGGCGGCCAGGGTCAGGGCCAGGAGAAGGAGAACGAGAGTGCGCCAGGGGCGGCGTTTGCGGGTGGTGTTCATTCGGGGGCCTTCAGCACGGCCAGCAGTTGCAGGTTCCTGATGCGGCGGCCAACCACGAGGAAGGACGCCAGGGAGGACGAGAGGACGATGAGCACGGACGTTGCGTAGGCGCGGTCCGTCAGCACCAGAGGCATGCGAACGGATTCGGTGTTGGCGGTCATGACCAGCACCCGCGCCATTTCGCCGCCGATCCACAGCCCCGGCAGCAGGGCGGCCAGGGTCAGGACCACGAGTTCCGAGAGCAGGATGACGGTGGTTTCGGCCTCGGAGAAGCCGAGCACGCGCAGAGTGGCCAGGTCGCGGGTCCGTTCGGACAGGGAGATGCGCGCCCCGTTGTAGACCACGCCGCAGGACACGATGACGGCGAAGCCGAAATAGACGGTCTGCACCACGCCCATCATGTCGCCCATGGCCGATTGGAAGCTCTCGCGCGCCGACGAGGTGAACACGGCCGAGGCGATGGCCGGGGTGTCGTCCACGCGCCGCAGGAACTCGTCGCGCAGGTTCGAGTCCAGGGTCAGGTGCGCGCCGCTGACGACCCGTTCCTCGCCCATGAGCCGCCCCAGGGCGTGAAAATCCATGTAGGCCCCCACCCCGGCGAAATCGGTGATGGTCCCGGCCACGAAGGTCTCGAGCACCGGGCGCCGGCCCTCCTGGACCTCGATGCGCACCGGGTCACCGGGCGCGAGCCCGAGCACCTCGGCCAGCTTTT
The Desulfomicrobium escambiense DSM 10707 genome window above contains:
- a CDS encoding YhaN family protein, encoding MRIERLELAAFGPFTGRVLLFDSNLPGLHVVHGPNEAGKSSALRGLLALLFGFPPRTGDNFLHAYDQLLVGGRLRRDDGLSLSFRRRKKAKNDLFDESDGSLGADALTPFLHGVGQDMFSAMYGIDHETLVRGGQGILDQEGEVGQALFAAGAGFASLRYVLKGLEDEADELFKPRASTRALTAALARHKELQSQLRSASLAGHDWQKHSQALAEAEGEVAALSARREELNRSLHRLERLQRALPFLSRRRMLLEKLQEMGEVFALADDFGLRRRALEEKGRTLRVRLEAVEARRAEIGERLAGLGSDRTVLVHVEDIENLHQRLGAYRKALADRPTLDGLRKGFKIEAAHLLRRIRPDLNVVQAETLRPGLAKRRAVQALAQRHAAVFQGVQQAETRLAELGKELESRRAELVSLGRETDVAALAQAIGTARKAGDLDEDLRQRVADGQRLRGVCLAALDRLGLWTGSLEAVPSLRLPLPETVNEFEAVLQRRDEELRRLRQEEERGVQNLESLEHELRAIEHAAAVPTEAELVDCRVRREEGWSLLRRQWMDGEDIEAESRLYAEEGSLPEAYEQWVAKADLTADRMYREADRVQKHAHLLAGIESVRTALDGLRAAIAAELAEREGILARWRELWAPCGIEPLGTREMRAWCANFDDLRRKVEELDRARAELTWHQTRRAELRELLLLELDALGQAAERTGEELAPALRRAEAVAEALSAGRVRRETLARAVSDLSAAVGKAEVAADVARRQADEWRESWAEAMAFLGLPGGASPEEADDYVDTVQDCLAKLDEEEKLRKRITSIDDDARVFENDVRGVCRLVDPSAADLDVALAVGRLKDVLVRAQQEQTMRARLEEDETRAVREIRSLSEELAVVNEGLAALRAEARADDDEGMAEAERRFAAWSLLRGDADKVEADLAGMAEGGSLEDLESLAREHDADSLPGRLAELHLELKERIEPRLHALAEVIGREKNELARMDGGDAAARVAEEMQEVLATISRLTGRYIRLKVASGVLRAEIERYRAANQGPLLSMASDLFRDLTLSSFAGLQADIDESDRPVILGLRPGGERVRVDGMSSGTRDQLYLSLRLASLSWRARTAEPMPFIVDDILINFDEARSGATLKALADMAGHTQVILFTHQAHVAELARGLGGGERVFVHGL
- a CDS encoding alpha/beta hydrolase; this translates as MRNNTPKVPYDDPLRHRKTPREMLKEPICTECEACRDNIIQVRRDTIAVIFVPGIMGSKLKNPKNAPVWNPDDLLFMWGLFMWATPEDRYNLLIKNKPSLLNEITEKHINYPKAEERGWGSVAWSFYGDLLTSIQDWATPLKVLLDLPVYAFGYNWLESNRVSGAKLREFIHTIKAEKVILVTHSMGGLVARWALGGDEAGDVAAKVLGVVHGAQPVHGAPVAYRRMIAGQEVDGFFNILGMLGAKVLGSDGPSITAIFPHAESALELLPSQHYRTNDGRREWLHVQDPGSPDGLQSYPKGDPYREIYARSSHRDFWGMIHGGWFQPDPLEEGALGRVFHGEATEADPESVRQATLFLNRLETVRNFHATIGDYSHPRTMQLFSSGGQDTCSEVSWLARDVTLTVKHRPDDTRGDRDLRDRYFALRHISGILELSRGNYSEVRWIEADGTPGPAVPWNTPFEELDRGIKEGRRLFLLRVSGFGDSGPGMADKDICTLGDGTVPLSSATGLQPDCNTWGGATHTLPYWDGAERSMLATGCPTTSEHSAFFDKSAIQTTINTIHNLCLGWLRKEFN
- a CDS encoding efflux RND transporter periplasmic adaptor subunit, encoding MNTTRKRRPWRTLVLLLLALTLAALIVAGLWPKPLPVETRTISRGPMTVSVTEEGKTRIRSRYLVYPPTAGYLQRVGLRAGARIEAGKTVLAELTPEPSAFLDPRSRAEALARVDAAEAAVKARLAEARRADASLELARTELRRMDALLASGAVARQEWDRAENQVRVLERGAQSAAFSLQVAEHEAGAARAVLMRAATPGHGETVPILAPVDGYVLSVMEENARTVAASTPIMEVGDPNDLEIEIELLSTDAVAVTPGAEALIEHWGGEGSLRARVTVVEPGGFTKVSAIGVEEQRVKVRAELADTLPDGVLLGDRYGVQARIVTWQGENVLQVPTGALFRRGGEWMAFVLEGGTAVLRTVAVGRENGLDAEVRDGLKEGERVILHPPDTLADGMRVREEGLR